GCTCGTGAAAGAGCTGGCCACGGACGGCATTCCCGTCACGGTCACGTGCCGGGTCCTCAAGCTCGCCAGACAGCCCTACTACCGGTGGTTGGAGCGGCCGGTGACCGATGGCGAAGTCGAGCAGGCCGCTCGCGCGAACGCGTTGTTCGACGCCCACCGTGAGGACCCGGAGTTCGGCTACCGCTTTCTGGCCGACGAGGCCCGCAGCGCGGGATCCGGCATGGCCGACCGGACCGCGTGGCGGATCTGCCGGGACAACCGCTGGTGGAGCGTGTTCGGCAAGAAGCGTGGCAGGAACAAGAAGGCCGGCCCACCGGTGCACGATGATCTCGTTCGCCGCGACTTCACCGCGACCGGCCCGAACCGGCTGTGGCTCACCGACATCACCGAACACACCACCGGCGAGGGAAAGCTGTATCTCTGCGCGATCAAGGACGTCTTCAGCAAGCGGATCGTGGGCTATTCCATCGACACGCGTATGAAGTCCCGCCTGGCCGTCACCGCCCTGGACAACGCCGTGGCCCGGCGCGAGCACGTCGCCGGATGCATTCTGCACAGCGATCGCGGATCGCAGTTCCGGTCCCGGAAGTTGGTCCGGGCGCTCGACCGGCACCGGATGGCCGGCTCCATAGGAAGAGTCGGGGCTGCCGGTGACAACGCGGCCATGGAGTCCTTCTTCAGCCTGCTGCAGAAGAACGTCCTCGACCGCCGGACATGGGCCACCCGCCAGGAACTGCGGATCGCGATCGTCACCTGGATCGAGAGGACCTATCACCGACGCCGCAGGCAAGCCTCGCTCGGCAGGCTGACCCCCGTCGAATTCGAGACCGTCATGACGACACCGGCCCTTCTGGCCGCGTGACCGAACCTGTCACCCGAACCTGCATCAGACCCCTTCGCGCGCACATCGATCGTTTCGGAGTCGCCCCGGATGGGCGGCTGTTCCGCAATCAGGCGGGCAACTACGTAGAGGCTGGGGCGTACGGCATCACTTGGTCGAGGGCAAGGGAGTACGCCCTGGCCCGGACGGAACTCGCCATGGGTCTGGCCAAGCGTCCCTACGACCTCCGGCACGCCGGGATCTCGTTCTGGCTGCACTCCGGGGTCGACCCCGCCGAGTGTGCGCGGCGAGCCGGACACAGCATCCATGTCCTGTTCAAGCACTACGCCAAGTTCCTGGACGGTGTTCAGGAGCAGGCCAACCGTCTCATCGAGCAGTCGATGGAGGAGTGGAACCGCGTCAGTCGAGGCGCGGGACCGGCGAGGTGAGCCGGGTTTGGTCCGTGACTGGTCCGGAAGCGCTGGTCAGGCGCGGGATAGGGGTGGGAGGAACTGGGAGGAAAGGAGTAAATCGAAGCTCGCCTCAAGCGAGTCGCGCCGAAGGCGCCTGCCGGGCAAAAGCCCAGGGCAGGCGCCTTTTTTCGTGCCTCTAGAAGAAGCTGAGACGCTTCGGCGAGTACGACACCAGCATGTTCTTCGTCTCCTGGTGGTACAGGGGCCGCACTGCCTCTGACCAGCCGAAACAGTGATGAGTGGGTCTGTCGGTCGGTGGCTGGTCCGTGAATGGTCCGGATCTTGGCGCCTCGGGGTGGAGCGCGTTGGCGAGTAGTTAGATATCAAGGGAGGGAGTCCGGGCGCGCCTCCCGGCAGAGGAGCGTCATGTCGAGGGGCCTGGTCCAGGGCTCGTCGGCTGCTGCGTGCAGCTTCAGGTGGGCTCTCGTTCGAGACCGCGTCTTTCTGTCAATCGGTGAGCCTTGCAGGCCGTCCTCCGGAGCGGCAGCGGCTTGGAGGTGTCCCTGGCCGCGTGGATCTGGCCACGGTCCGCCCGGGCCGCCAACGTAGGGCAGCGCGGCGGGGCCGGGGCTGTGCGCTGGACCCAGCCCGTTCCGGTGAGCCCGGTGCAGGCCCCCCACGAACTGGCACGCGACCGTGAGCGGACTCGCCCCATGCAGGATCCCTTGCTGTCGCATGAAGGCTCGTAGATTCGGTGCTGGTTCGGGCGTGCCATCCAACGCGCATTCCACCGCGAGCCAGGGCCGGTCAACGCTGATGTCCCAGGCCACCAGTCGAGGTGCGTGGTAACTGTCGGGGCAGGGTGTGACGGGGCCGAACCGGGGGAGGTGGGTGAGGAGCACCTACCCTCGACGCCCGACTCACCCAGGCCCACCGCGGCAAGCTCGGCCACCACAGGGGCTGTCGGCAGCCTCTCGGCCGAAGGTGTCCGCGAACCCGCGGGGCGGGTGCATTTCCAACCGGCCCGGGAGCGGCCCGGAGGCTCGTCCAAGGCGCAACCGAGGTGATTCTCCGGCCTGCTGGGCCGCCGGGCCTCGGTCGAACGCCCACGGCTGCCTGAAGGAGCTGGCAGCCGAGACGCAAGTGGGTTGGCCGGCCAGGGTGGTCGTATCACCAACCAAGCACACCGGGTTCGTGCCTGGGCTACGGCCGTTGGGTCGTTTCGGCCGCGGTTGCGAGTGTGTCGATGCAGTCCACCGCGGTCACCCTTGCTACTGTCCGCTTCGCCCAAATCACCCGCAAGTGAATAATTCGCGCCCGCTGGTGGCCGAGAGGAAACGGACCATGAACGACTTTTCCCGTCGTAAAGTGCTCAAGGCGACGGCGGCCGCCGGTGCCGGTGCGGTCGTCGCGCAGGGCCTCGCGGCCACCGAGGCCCATGGTGCGAGCGCCGTGAAGGAGGCGTCCGCGAACGCGGAGTGCCCGCCGGCGAAGCTGACCGGCCGCATCGTCCGCCCCGACGATGCCGGGTACACGGACGCCCGCCTCGGCTGGGACCAGCTCATCTCTCGCTATCCGCTGGTCATCGTCTTCGCCCAGAACACCCAGGACGTGGTCAACGCCCTTACATGGGCACGGCAGAACGACGTCGCGCTACGGGTCCGCAGCGGCCGCCACAACACTGAGGGCTGGTCGAACATCGACAACGGCCTCGTGATCGACATCAGCGAGCTGAAGTCGGTCCGCATCGACAGCGCCGCCCGTGTCGCGACGGTCGGCGCCGGACTCAACCAGCTGGAAGCGGTGACCACGCTCGCGGAGCAGAACTTCGCGGTGACGACCGGGACCGAAGGCAGCGTGGGCCTGTCCGGGGCGACACTCGGCGGCGGTCTCGGCTTCCTCACCCGCTGGATCGGCATGGCCTGCGACAGCCTGATCGGTGCCGAGGTCGTCGTTGCGGAAGGCGCCGAGTGCGCCAAGGTGGTCAAGGCCGATCTGCACAACAACCCGGACCTGCTCTGGGCGCTGCGCGGAGCCGGGAACGGCAACTTCGGGATCGTCACCTCACTCACCTACAAAGTGGCCCCACTGAGGAGCGTCACGTATTTGCAGGCCACTTGGGACGGAATCGGCGACCTGTCCAGGATCTTCGAGGCCTATCAGCGTACTGCGCCTTACACGGACGACCGCCTCGGCACCCAGCTCGAAATTCACCGGAACCAGATCCTGCTGTTTGGGGTCCTCGCGGAAGGAACACCCGCGGAGGCGAAGAAGCTACTGGCCCCGATCCTGTCGGTCGACAGCCCCCAGGTGTCGGTGCAGGTAGGGAACTGGGGCGACGTGTACGCGGGCTTCCAGATCCCGATCGCGGACGAACCCGCGAACTGGAAGTTCTTCTCGCAGTTCGCCAGAAAGCCGTTCCCGAGGAAGGCGATCGATGTGATCTCCTCGTTCATGCGGGACGCACCCACGGACGACAGCAACTTCTTTGTGCAGGCGTTCGGCGGGGCGGTCAGGAAGAGCCCCCGCGGCGGCACGGCGTTCCCGCACCGCGACGCGCTCTTCTACTCCGAGCCCGGCGCCGGCTGGGGGACCCGCTCCGACCAGCCGGGCGTCTGCGACCCGCTCACCCCGCAGGCCCAGGCTTGGATCGCCGAATTCAGCCAGGCACTGCGCCCCTACGTAGACGGTGCCTACGTCAACGTGGCGAACATCGGCATGCAGGACTGGGAGACCGCCTACTGGGGATCGAACTTCGACCGACTGCGCAAGATCAAGGCGGAGTACGACCCCCACAACGTCTTCAAGTACGAGCAGAGCATCCCGCCCGCGTCCTGCTGAACGAACAGGCCTGAGCCCCCTCCCGACCGGCGAGGGGGCTCAGCCACGACCTGCCCGTCCTGATGGAGAAGCCACGCTGTTGCAGGACGCCTGTAAACCTGATTCAAATCGTTGAATCAGTCAGGCAGGCGCCATTGCCGCAAGACTTTCCTGCCAGTGCGGAGCGCAGGCGATCGATGGCCCGGGGGCGGTAGCGGACGAGGTCGGTGCGGCGGATGGTTGAGGATCTCCAGCCCAAAGGGCCTCATCGGCCGACCGCATGAGCCTGCGGTCCCTGCGAATGCCGACCTCGTCGGCGATCACGAAGGCGTCACCGGCGTCGGTCTTGCCCTCGCGGCAGTAGCGCGGGATGAACGTGCAGGTCATTGCGCGCCGGACGGCACACCCCTGTGGTTCTCCCGTGCACTGTCCGGACGCACCCACGACCTGACCCTGGCCCGCGCCTGCGGCATCGTCCAGGTCTGCCTCACCTGGCAGATCCTCATTCTGGCCGACCGGACCGACCAAGGCGACGGTGCCACCGTCCGCACTCCCTACTACCGCCACGGCATCCAGCCCCCGCACTACCAGCAGTACAACCGAGACCACGCCCGACTCCGAGCATCGGGCGAACGCGCCTTCGCACTGCTGAAAACCTGGCGCGTCCTCCGCCGGACCCGCTGCCCAGCCAGCCGCATCGTT
The Streptomyces sp. NBC_01296 DNA segment above includes these coding regions:
- a CDS encoding integrase, producing the protein MGLAKRPYDLRHAGISFWLHSGVDPAECARRAGHSIHVLFKHYAKFLDGVQEQANRLIEQSMEEWNRVSRGAGPAR
- a CDS encoding FAD-binding oxidoreductase, whose translation is MNDFSRRKVLKATAAAGAGAVVAQGLAATEAHGASAVKEASANAECPPAKLTGRIVRPDDAGYTDARLGWDQLISRYPLVIVFAQNTQDVVNALTWARQNDVALRVRSGRHNTEGWSNIDNGLVIDISELKSVRIDSAARVATVGAGLNQLEAVTTLAEQNFAVTTGTEGSVGLSGATLGGGLGFLTRWIGMACDSLIGAEVVVAEGAECAKVVKADLHNNPDLLWALRGAGNGNFGIVTSLTYKVAPLRSVTYLQATWDGIGDLSRIFEAYQRTAPYTDDRLGTQLEIHRNQILLFGVLAEGTPAEAKKLLAPILSVDSPQVSVQVGNWGDVYAGFQIPIADEPANWKFFSQFARKPFPRKAIDVISSFMRDAPTDDSNFFVQAFGGAVRKSPRGGTAFPHRDALFYSEPGAGWGTRSDQPGVCDPLTPQAQAWIAEFSQALRPYVDGAYVNVANIGMQDWETAYWGSNFDRLRKIKAEYDPHNVFKYEQSIPPASC